The Dehalobacter sp. DCM sequence AAATATGCTGACCGATCCGCACCGGTTTAAAATAGCGTTTCCACTCGTTAGCCCAGTCTTCTTCCTTGACCATGACAGAATCCGCTGCAACGGTCCATTCCGGAAAAAGATCTTTTAAAATCATCAGTTCTTCTCGTAATGAAACGAGTTTGGGACTTAAATATTCATCCTCGTGGAAATATCCTTTAATGATACATTTTCCGGTCAGTTCTAAACTGTCGAAGACATGGTAGTCCCAAATGCCGGACTCTACATATTCCTGTATCAGCGCCGGTGCTTCGACAACGACGCCTTTGCTGCCGATTCGATAAAAAAGATCGGTAACAGCTTCCTCTCCTTCCGATGAAACAGTTACCGCGATTTCCATCCAATTCATAACGGGCTCCTTAAAAGCATTTTTATTAACCTCTTAGCCAATAGCATCCCGAACATTGTCTTTGACTTTATCCCAAAGGGATTTCTTTCCCATCTGCTGGTTTTCGCTCGTAATGGTCCCGAATTCTCTTAAGAGTTCTTTCTGACGCTCCGTAAGTTTCGTCGGGGTGGTCACGATCACCCTCACATGCTGGTCACCGTTGCCGCCGCCTCTACGATAAGGCACACCCATACCCTTTAAACGAATTACTTTGGATGTTTGGGTCCCTTCGGGGATCTTCATTTTTATATCACCATGAAGTGTCGGGACGTCGATCTCGTCACCGAGCGCAGCCTGCACAAAGGTAATGGGTATTTCACAGTAGATATCATTCCCCTGTCTTTTAAAGAAATCATCTTTTTCGACATTGAGTACCACATACAGGTCTCCGGAAGGACCGCCCCGCTCCCCTGCTTCACCATAACCGCCGTAACGCAGACTTAAGCCATCTTCGGTACCGGCCGGGACATTAACCTGTACATGCTTGATCTCTTTGACTTTTCCTCGGCCGCTGCATTTGCTGCACGGAGAACTGATAATCGTCCCCTGTCCACCGCAGACCGAACATGTCCGCGTCGTAGCAATTTGTCCAAACGGTGTTCGTTGGGTGGCCCGTACTTGCCCAGTGCCACCGCACTCCGAACATGTCGTCGGTTTGGTTCCGGGTGCTGCACCGCCGCCGCCGCATTCCTTACAAATGACGGAAACAGGGATTTCGATCTCCTTTTGAATGCCAAACGCAGCCTCGTGCAAGGTCAGGCTGAGATCATAACGCAGGTCTGCACCCTTAACAGGTCCTTGTCGTCGGGAGCTGCCGCCCATGCCCCCCCCACCAAAAAACATTTCAAATATATCGCCAAGACCAAAGTCGGCAAAATCTGAGAAATCACCGAATCCGCCGCCAAAGCCGCCCTGGCCGTTGAAGTCAACGCCGGCATGGCCATATTGGTCATATTTTGCCTTTTTATCCGGGTCACTTAAGACCGCATAGGCTTCCGTTGCTTCTTTAAAGCGTTCTTCTGCTTGCTTATCACCGGGTTTGACATCCGGATGGTTTTCTTTCGCAATCTTTCGGTAAGCTTTCTTGATATCATCCGCGCTGGCGGACTTGCTTACCCCAAGAACTTCATAATAATCGCGTTTCATAATTTAAGCTGAAACTCCTCCCTAAATGCAATCCGGGTATTATCCATATACCGAAGCAGGTCCAAAGATACCCCTGCACCCTCAGACCTCTCTCCAATGTTTCATTATACTCTATTCCCATGGCAATTGTTAAGTATAATCGCTTATGACTTTGAAAAACGTTATGTACCGGTATTTGACCTGTCAGCGGTGAAGGCCAAATACCGGTTGGATACACGTATGGTAAAAGTATATTCAGTTACGATTAATTTATCCTTTATTTATCCTTATCCACTTCAGTGAATTCCGCATCCACAACATTGTCATCCGCAGGACCGGATTCAGATCCCTGTTGTCCCGGATTCGGTCCGGGCTGTCCGGCACCCGGTGCACCCTGCTGCTGATACATTTTTTCAACATACGGATAGAGAATCTTCGTCAACGCTTCGGATTTCGCTTTGATGTCCTGAACATTTTCACTGGCCGCCATATCTTTAAGTTCCTGCGCCGCTTTCTGAATCTGTTCTCTTTCCGAGGGGTCGCCTTTGCCTTCAAAATCTTTCAGGGTCTTTTCTGCCTGGTAAGCAAGTGAATCGGCTTCATTTCTGGCATCGACCAGGTCTTTAGCCTGTTTGTCTTTTTCGGCATTGGCTTCAGCATCTTGACGCATCTTTTCAATTTCATCTTTGCTTAAACCGGTTGAGGCTGTAATGGTCACTTTCTGTTCATTGCCGGTGGCCATATCTTTCGCCGATACGTGAACAATACCATTGACGTCGATATCAAATTTCACTTCGATCTGAGGGATACCTCTCGGAGCAGGCGGAATTCCGGAGAGCTGGAAGCGGCCCAAGGTCTTATTATAGGCAGCCATTTCGCGTTCACCCTGAAGGACATGGATGTCTACCGATGT is a genomic window containing:
- the dnaJ gene encoding molecular chaperone DnaJ, which translates into the protein MKRDYYEVLGVSKSASADDIKKAYRKIAKENHPDVKPGDKQAEERFKEATEAYAVLSDPDKKAKYDQYGHAGVDFNGQGGFGGGFGDFSDFADFGLGDIFEMFFGGGGMGGSSRRQGPVKGADLRYDLSLTLHEAAFGIQKEIEIPVSVICKECGGGGAAPGTKPTTCSECGGTGQVRATQRTPFGQIATTRTCSVCGGQGTIISSPCSKCSGRGKVKEIKHVQVNVPAGTEDGLSLRYGGYGEAGERGGPSGDLYVVLNVEKDDFFKRQGNDIYCEIPITFVQAALGDEIDVPTLHGDIKMKIPEGTQTSKVIRLKGMGVPYRRGGGNGDQHVRVIVTTPTKLTERQKELLREFGTITSENQQMGKKSLWDKVKDNVRDAIG